A single Acetomicrobium thermoterrenum DSM 13490 DNA region contains:
- a CDS encoding LeuD/DmdB family oxidoreductase small subunit, with product MDAIKGVVHIFGDNIDTDQIYPGRYLELTEPQDIAKHAMEGADEAFPSKVKPGDIIVAGKNFGCGSSREHAVITLLAAGVKAVIAKSFARIFYRNAINRGLCVVEIPDLDLSKIQDGLNVSVDVREGRAAFSNGYEARFVPFSEHILEIFEAGGVIPLYKSKTEER from the coding sequence CGGATCAGATCTATCCCGGCAGGTATTTGGAGCTTACGGAACCTCAGGATATAGCAAAACACGCAATGGAAGGGGCAGACGAAGCTTTTCCCTCGAAGGTCAAGCCGGGAGACATCATTGTGGCCGGGAAAAATTTCGGTTGTGGCTCTAGCCGCGAACATGCAGTTATTACCCTGCTTGCTGCAGGCGTTAAAGCAGTCATAGCCAAGTCTTTTGCCAGGATTTTTTATAGAAATGCCATCAATCGTGGGCTTTGTGTTGTAGAGATACCCGATCTTGACCTTTCAAAAATACAGGACGGACTCAATGTGAGCGTAGATGTTAGAGAAGGTAGGGCAGCATTTTCGAACGGTTATGAAGCCAGATTTGTACCTTTTTCTGAACATATTTTGGAAATTTTTGAAGCGGGAGGCGTCATACCGCTTTATAAGTCGAAAACGGAGGAGAGGTGA